From one Ictalurus punctatus breed USDA103 chromosome 20, Coco_2.0, whole genome shotgun sequence genomic stretch:
- the LOC108280212 gene encoding C2 calcium-dependent domain-containing protein 4C, which translates to MWLLEKIRGSVEGNVLRHRDSGDSQSKGPTHSNVLTPDKIPDFFIPPKLVCCPPEADTPEMKPKNGLHSSTSEQTICSKTPQGGSRSPRLICKLTGDTKNLLKAANRHIIQIESADDLAAGDVGELTTNADPQSQTAMSLPYVPKAQTSYGFTTLMESPHTRRKESLFHSDPTSPLTSPNTQRKTQSNSNQLNPSDCNTSHSNPYRYFSGGESDTCSSAESSPFSSPLLSRSASLLRMFTHETQAKVSRAKRSFARHSSLSTDDCSSVETSPNIQRRFRCPPSPAFRSRKAGANVERLTQHTVKLHKGGTLCLCTDYDTEAARLRVRVLAAEDLYDKQVDVKSINCCVALYLNPGKLQKQRSNIIKNSRNPVFNEDFFFDSLPAAQVKNLAIKMKVVNKGTSLKRDTLLGEREVPLKDLLPGF; encoded by the coding sequence ATGTGGCTCCTGGAGAAGATCCGTGGCTCTGTGGAAGGCAACGTTCTCCGTCATCGGGACTCGGGTGACAGCCAGTCCAAAGGACCCACCCACAGCAATGTGCTCACGCCCGATAAGATCCCAGACTTCTTTATCCCACCCAAGTTGGTGTGCTGCCCCCCAGAGGCCGATACGCCAGAGATGAAGCCCAAGAACGGGCTGCACTCCTCCACATCCGAGCAGACCATCTGCAGCAAGACGCCTCAGGGTGGCTCACGCAGCCCGCGCCTCATCTGCAAGCTCACTGGGGACACCAAGAACTTGCTCAAGGCTGCTAACCGCCACATCATCCAGATCGAGAGTGCTGATGACTTAGCAGCAGGTGACGTTGGCGAGCTCACCACCAATGCTGACCCACAGTCCCAAACAGCCATGTCTTTGCCCTATGTGCCCAAAGCGCAGACCTCGTATGGCTTTACCACTTTGATGGAGAGCCCTCACACACGGCGCAAGGAGTCACTATTCCACAGTGACCCCACCAGTCCGCTGACATCCCCCAATACTCAGCGTAAGACACAAAGCAACAGCAACCAGCTCAACCCAAGTGACTGCAATACATCACACTCCAACCCATATCGCTACTTCAGTGGAGGCGAGAGCGACACATGCTCCTCAGCAGAGTCTTCACCATTCAGCTCACCTTTGCTCTCAAGGTCGGCCTCGCTTCTCAGAATGTTCACCCATGAGACCCAGGCTAAAGTTTCACGTGCCAAACGCTCATTCGCCCGCCACAGCTCCCTCTCGACGGACGATTGTAGTTCGGTGGAGACCAGTCCCAACATCCAGCGGCGCTTCAGATGTCCACCGTCGCCTGCATTCAGAAGCCGCAAAGCAGGCGCCAATGTCGAACGCCTCACTCAGCATACCGTCAAACTGCACAAAGGGGGGACGCTGTGTCTGTGCACGGACTACGACACGGAGGCGGCACGTCTCCGGGTGCGCGTGCTTGCTGCTGAAGACCTTTACGATAAGCAGGTCGATGTGAAGAGCATCAACTGCTGTGTAGCACTCTACCTGAACCCAGGCAAGCTGCAGAAGCAGAGAAGCAACATCATCAAAAACAGCCGCAATCCCGTCTTCAACGAGGACTTCTTCTTTGACTCCTTGCCTGCTGCACAGGTCAAGAACCTGGCGATAAAGATGAAGGTGGTAAACAAAGGCACCAGCCTGAAACGGGACACGTTGCTTGGGGAGAGGGAGGTGCCTCTTAAAGATCTGCTGCCTGGCTTTTAG